A stretch of Desulfitobacterium dichloroeliminans LMG P-21439 DNA encodes these proteins:
- a CDS encoding anti-sigma factor domain-containing protein: MSQNKGVVLEKNNQKITVLTGDGAFKTLKYKGNVEIGEEIQLPTQYKMPIWRIGASIAAVFILTFMSIFGWSVFQPRTAVAMISLDINPSLQLTLDQKGEVLELESLNSEAEQLMLGLSLEGKAWEEALDEIIQKSAALQYLTEEQSWIVIGYSAVDTKKKLLAETINTEEVTRKVQEAVEEQGLKPAVAVYELTSEQKQQAQEKGLSLGEYALVDTAQKVGITVDSQTVKEKGQRERLLDTPEIQEQLRKDNHIIESNNYFSDHTNRSNPNSKDAQKDDSKEERNQEMNNTNNAKDRTKDSDKDNSKDEGRSNSRGIDNRANSPERDTTKNSKKNDNSEKSNSNKANSDTRDNRSGNDKNTGKADERSKHDEKDNDRYPWSVRNENSKSIHQDKDSWNFRTILDFTYQK; encoded by the coding sequence ATGAGCCAAAATAAGGGCGTTGTTTTAGAAAAGAATAACCAGAAGATCACGGTCCTAACCGGTGATGGAGCGTTTAAAACACTCAAGTATAAAGGGAATGTCGAGATCGGAGAAGAAATTCAGCTTCCCACTCAATACAAGATGCCTATCTGGCGGATTGGAGCCAGTATAGCTGCTGTCTTTATCTTGACCTTTATGAGCATCTTCGGGTGGAGTGTTTTTCAACCGAGAACGGCGGTTGCTATGATATCCCTCGATATTAATCCCAGCCTTCAGCTTACTCTGGATCAAAAGGGAGAGGTTTTGGAACTGGAATCTTTGAATTCCGAAGCAGAGCAACTGATGCTGGGGCTTTCCCTCGAAGGGAAAGCCTGGGAAGAGGCGCTGGATGAAATCATTCAGAAATCAGCGGCACTCCAATATTTGACTGAAGAGCAAAGCTGGATTGTGATAGGATATTCGGCTGTGGATACGAAGAAGAAATTACTCGCTGAAACCATCAATACGGAAGAAGTAACCAGAAAAGTCCAAGAAGCAGTTGAGGAGCAGGGGCTTAAACCGGCAGTAGCGGTCTATGAATTGACCTCAGAACAAAAACAACAGGCTCAAGAGAAAGGGCTGTCTTTAGGGGAGTATGCCTTAGTTGATACCGCTCAGAAAGTTGGTATCACAGTAGATTCGCAGACAGTCAAAGAAAAAGGTCAGCGAGAACGCCTATTAGACACCCCTGAGATTCAAGAGCAATTGCGTAAGGATAATCATATAATCGAAAGCAATAATTACTTTTCAGATCACACGAATAGAAGCAACCCAAACAGCAAAGATGCACAAAAGGATGACTCTAAGGAAGAAAGAAACCAAGAAATGAATAACACTAACAACGCAAAGGACAGGACTAAGGATTCGGATAAAGACAACAGCAAGGATGAAGGCAGAAGTAATTCCCGAGGCATCGACAACCGGGCAAACTCGCCGGAACGCGACACCACGAAGAATTCTAAGAAAAATGATAACTCTGAGAAGTCCAATAGCAATAAGGCTAATTCAGACACTAGGGATAACAGGAGCGGAAATGACAAGAATACGGGTAAAGCCGATGAGCGGTCAAAGCATGATGAGAAGGATAACGACCGTTATCCATGGTCAGTTCGCAATGAGAATAGTAAGAGTATTCATCAAGACAAGGATAGCTGGAATTTCCGCACGATTTTAGATTTTACATATCAGAAATAG
- the sigI gene encoding RNA polymerase sigma factor SigI, which produces MPEWEFKWSWEKITLDPQAREDFLQESQPFIRHVSIQTCHRTLEWGRDEELSEALIAFNEAIDHFEEERSVPFLAYARLLMKRRLIDYYRKQRLRDALSLDQDEVGQAVEIHVGIHEFQERQQNQERAAEIQEFSLALKRYGLSFQVLAEVCPKHRDSRETLLRVARTLALSSELWAQVEKTGKLPMQALNIKTQVHPKVLERGRKYILAVALLIANQHDYIYLREYVLPDERRAEG; this is translated from the coding sequence ATGCCTGAATGGGAATTCAAATGGTCCTGGGAGAAGATTACACTCGACCCACAGGCCAGAGAGGACTTTTTACAGGAATCTCAGCCTTTTATTCGTCATGTTTCCATCCAGACCTGCCACCGTACCTTAGAATGGGGTAGAGATGAAGAATTATCCGAGGCTTTAATCGCCTTTAACGAAGCTATTGACCATTTTGAGGAAGAACGCAGCGTTCCTTTTTTAGCCTACGCTCGGCTCCTGATGAAGCGCCGGCTTATAGATTATTATCGGAAACAGCGTTTGCGGGACGCTTTATCGTTGGATCAAGATGAAGTAGGTCAGGCCGTAGAAATCCATGTGGGGATCCATGAATTTCAGGAGCGTCAGCAAAATCAAGAGCGAGCAGCCGAGATTCAAGAGTTCTCTTTAGCCCTTAAACGCTATGGACTATCCTTTCAAGTCCTAGCTGAAGTATGTCCGAAGCACCGCGATAGTCGAGAAACCCTGCTCAGAGTGGCTCGAACCCTTGCTTTATCCTCAGAATTATGGGCTCAAGTGGAGAAGACGGGAAAACTGCCCATGCAAGCCTTGAATATTAAGACTCAAGTCCATCCTAAAGTGCTGGAACGGGGTAGAAAATATATCCTCGCTGTGGCCTTATTAATCGCGAATCAACATGACTATATCTATTTAAGAGAATATGTACTCCCTGATGAAAGGAGGGCTGAAGGATGA
- a CDS encoding WecB/TagA/CpsF family glycosyltransferase, translating to MRADILGIKVDKETMSETLLKLQEAVNNHQAIQVVTANPELIYGAGKDARLKQLINSAQIVTPDGVGVVWAAKHLGYPVVERVTGIDLVEALLPVAAEKQWRIFFLGSQPGVAERAAQKAAEKHPGFQWQAAHGYFSREEEPSLVEQIRNFKPDLLFVGLGAPRQEFWMFSHLDLNTVSIGVGGSFDALAGINKRAPQWIQNIHLEWLYRLIRQPSRIKRQLVLPRFAWKVIRSNKEQARTRKTR from the coding sequence ATGAGAGCAGATATATTGGGTATAAAAGTTGACAAGGAAACCATGTCAGAAACCCTTCTTAAACTACAAGAAGCAGTGAACAACCATCAAGCCATCCAAGTGGTGACGGCGAATCCGGAACTTATCTATGGGGCCGGAAAGGACGCCCGGCTGAAGCAGCTCATTAATTCTGCTCAGATCGTTACCCCGGATGGGGTGGGTGTCGTGTGGGCAGCCAAGCACTTAGGTTATCCTGTGGTGGAAAGGGTTACCGGTATCGATCTGGTTGAAGCCCTTTTGCCTGTAGCAGCAGAAAAGCAATGGCGAATTTTCTTTTTGGGGAGTCAACCCGGTGTAGCTGAGCGTGCAGCCCAGAAGGCTGCTGAGAAACACCCGGGCTTCCAGTGGCAAGCTGCCCACGGTTATTTTAGCCGCGAGGAAGAGCCGAGCCTGGTCGAGCAGATTCGCAATTTTAAGCCAGACCTTTTGTTTGTTGGCTTAGGCGCCCCTCGTCAGGAATTCTGGATGTTTTCCCATTTGGATTTAAATACAGTAAGCATCGGTGTGGGCGGTAGCTTCGATGCCTTGGCCGGAATCAATAAAAGAGCTCCCCAATGGATTCAAAATATTCATCTGGAGTGGCTTTATCGCTTAATTAGACAGCCCTCGAGAATTAAGCGTCAACTCGTACTTCCCCGTTTTGCTTGGAAGGTTATTCGATCCAATAAAGAACAAGCGAGAACCAGAAAAACACGTTAA
- a CDS encoding rod shape-determining protein, with translation MFGIDLGIDLGTASVLVFVKGKGIVLHEPSVVAIDKNTNKRIAVGEDARMMLGRTPGNIVAVRPMRDGVIADYQTTELMLKYFLEKAGARRWPLFKTRVVVCIPSGVTEVEERAVKQAAYQAGAKQVKVIEEPYAAALGAGLDISGPTGNMIVDIGGGTSDVAVLSLEGIVTKRSLRVGGDKFDEAIIRHIRREYNLMIGERTAEEVKIAVGSAIPEGRPDHAEIDVRGRDLVTGLPKTINVNSRECYLALEENVEAIVGAVKEVLERTPPELSADILNKGIVMTGGGSLIYGFDTRISRETGLPVTLADDPISCVALGTGKVLEHSF, from the coding sequence ATGTTCGGTATTGACTTAGGAATTGATTTAGGTACAGCCAGTGTTTTAGTTTTTGTTAAAGGCAAGGGAATCGTTCTCCATGAACCTTCGGTTGTTGCTATAGATAAGAATACCAACAAGCGAATCGCTGTTGGGGAAGATGCACGGATGATGCTGGGAAGAACCCCAGGAAACATTGTTGCTGTTCGCCCCATGCGTGATGGAGTTATCGCCGATTATCAGACCACCGAGCTGATGCTCAAATATTTTTTAGAAAAGGCCGGAGCGCGTCGTTGGCCTTTATTCAAAACCCGGGTGGTCGTATGCATTCCCTCTGGGGTAACTGAGGTTGAAGAACGGGCTGTTAAGCAAGCGGCTTATCAAGCTGGTGCCAAACAGGTCAAGGTGATTGAAGAACCCTACGCAGCTGCTTTAGGTGCTGGATTGGATATTTCCGGACCTACGGGTAATATGATTGTGGATATTGGCGGTGGAACTTCAGATGTGGCGGTCCTTTCCCTTGAAGGAATTGTTACCAAACGCAGTCTGCGGGTCGGCGGCGATAAATTCGACGAAGCCATTATTCGTCATATTCGACGTGAGTATAACTTGATGATTGGGGAGCGGACAGCGGAAGAAGTAAAGATAGCCGTCGGTTCTGCTATTCCCGAAGGTCGTCCTGATCATGCTGAAATCGATGTCCGGGGCAGAGATTTGGTCACAGGTCTTCCTAAGACGATAAATGTGAATTCTCGAGAGTGTTATCTCGCCCTCGAAGAGAATGTTGAAGCGATTGTTGGGGCTGTTAAGGAAGTATTGGAGCGCACACCCCCTGAGCTTTCTGCAGACATTTTGAATAAAGGGATTGTCATGACCGGTGGAGGATCCCTCATTTATGGTTTTGATACCCGAATTTCACGTGAAACAGGGCTGCCGGTGACTTTGGCTGATGATCCTATTTCATGCGTGGCTTTAGGAACAGGTAAGGTACTCGAACATAGCTTTTAA
- the spoIIID gene encoding sporulation transcriptional regulator SpoIIID, whose product MQEYIRKRVLDIGNYIMESSATVRQTADIFGVSKSTVHKDVTERLPLINEKLAMEVKQILESNKAERHIRGGEATRKKYQEN is encoded by the coding sequence GTGCAAGAATATATCCGCAAACGTGTACTCGATATCGGGAATTACATAATGGAATCGAGCGCCACGGTACGACAAACAGCTGACATTTTCGGAGTCTCTAAATCGACTGTCCACAAGGATGTCACAGAGCGACTACCCCTCATCAATGAAAAGTTGGCCATGGAGGTAAAACAAATTCTGGAGAGCAATAAAGCAGAGCGTCATATTCGTGGTGGGGAAGCCACTCGGAAGAAATATCAAGAGAATTAA
- the nifJ gene encoding pyruvate:ferredoxin (flavodoxin) oxidoreductase gives MARKMKTMDANQAAAEASYALTEVATIFPITPSSPMAEAVDEWSAHNLKNIFDQPVKVVEMQSEAGAAAAVHGSLQAGALTTTYTASQGLLLMIPEMYKMVGNLVPAVFHVSARGLATHALSIFGDHSDINACRQTGFAMLCSNDVQEAMDLGYIAHLAAIKSRIPQLHFFDGFRTSHEVQKIEITPYEEIAKLVDYEKIQQFRDNALNPNHPVLRGTAQNPDIYFQGREVANPFYEAVPDIIEDYFKEFKKISGREYHPFQYYGDPNAENIIVAMGSVCNTIEETIDFLAQRGEKLGLIKVHLYRPFCSKYFFDVLPQSVKKIAVLDRTKEPGSTGEPLYLDILQVFSKEEKQPLIVGGRYGLGSKDTTPSQILAVYKNLNQSQPKNRFTIGIVDDVSNTSLPEEEIIDASPEGTIRCKFWGLGSDGTVGANKSAIKIIGDNTNLNVQGYFEYDSKKSGGTTISHLRFGKQPIKSSYLVFDADYIACHNKSFIYNYDILKGLKKGGTFVLNCPWTKEEVEDHLPAALKRYMAKNEINFYLIDAIAIARGIGLGGRINMVMQAAFFKLAKVIPIDDAIRYLKDSINKVYGKKGANIVKMNEQAVDQGIESLIEVKVPAAWADIPDENMPVKEESDFVKNIQRPMERHAGDDLPTSAFVGMEDGTFPLGTTKYEKRGIAVVVPEWQIDKCIQCNQCSYVCPHATIRPFLLDEAECGKAPDTFKTKKPNSKKLEGYHYRIQVSPLDCTGCGNCADICPAPGKALVMEPADHEIEMEAENWEFAMTVTEKRDLLDVKTLIGSQFARPLLEFNGACPGCGETPYARLITQLYGDRMIIANATGCSSIWGGSAPSVPYTTNAEGKGPAWMNPLFEDNAEFGYGIYLGSKQIREKVAQLMSQCLEGTISSELKEAFQDWLDNFNDGEGSKKASARVLETLQKEKISANPLLQEIMAKKDYLVKPSVWIFGGDGFAYDIGYNGLDHVLASGDDINIFIFDTEVYSNTGGQSSKATQTAAIAKFAAGGKKVRKKDLGLISTTYGYIYVAQVAMGSNMNHTLKAITEAESYKGPSIIIAYASCINHGIKTGMGTSMAEMKKAVDAGYWHLWRHDPRLKDQGKNPFTLDSKEPKDSFQDFIKGEIRYSSLKTVFPEIADEMFQAAEEHAQDKYKTLKRMAEQQY, from the coding sequence GTGGCAAGAAAAATGAAAACGATGGATGCTAATCAAGCCGCAGCCGAAGCGTCCTATGCTTTGACCGAGGTGGCGACCATCTTCCCTATTACACCATCCTCACCGATGGCTGAAGCAGTCGATGAATGGTCGGCCCACAATCTGAAGAACATTTTTGATCAACCAGTTAAAGTAGTGGAAATGCAATCCGAGGCAGGCGCCGCGGCAGCAGTTCATGGTTCCCTCCAAGCTGGAGCACTGACCACAACCTACACCGCTTCGCAAGGTTTACTCCTGATGATTCCCGAAATGTACAAGATGGTTGGAAATTTAGTCCCCGCTGTTTTCCATGTGAGTGCCCGGGGTTTAGCTACTCATGCTTTGTCCATCTTTGGTGACCACTCTGATATTAATGCCTGCCGCCAAACAGGCTTTGCAATGCTTTGTTCCAACGATGTTCAAGAAGCCATGGATCTGGGTTACATAGCTCATCTCGCAGCCATTAAGTCGCGAATTCCTCAACTGCACTTCTTTGATGGGTTCAGAACGTCCCATGAAGTGCAAAAAATTGAAATTACCCCTTATGAAGAAATCGCCAAACTCGTGGATTATGAGAAAATTCAACAATTCCGTGATAACGCTCTAAACCCTAATCATCCTGTCTTAAGGGGCACCGCACAAAACCCCGATATTTACTTTCAAGGACGTGAAGTTGCCAACCCCTTCTATGAGGCAGTTCCGGATATTATCGAAGATTACTTCAAAGAGTTTAAAAAAATTAGCGGGCGGGAATACCATCCCTTCCAATACTATGGAGACCCCAATGCTGAAAACATCATCGTGGCTATGGGTTCGGTATGTAACACGATTGAAGAGACCATTGACTTCCTCGCTCAAAGGGGAGAGAAGCTGGGGCTGATCAAAGTTCATCTCTATCGTCCCTTCTGCTCAAAATATTTCTTTGACGTTCTACCCCAATCCGTCAAAAAGATTGCCGTCCTGGATAGAACAAAGGAACCTGGCTCCACCGGAGAACCCCTTTACCTGGATATACTCCAAGTATTTAGTAAAGAAGAAAAACAACCCCTTATTGTGGGTGGCCGCTATGGTCTTGGATCGAAGGATACGACACCCTCGCAGATTTTGGCCGTCTATAAAAACCTTAACCAGAGCCAACCCAAAAACCGCTTCACCATCGGTATCGTCGATGATGTCAGCAACACTTCTCTCCCTGAAGAAGAAATTATTGACGCTTCTCCTGAAGGTACCATTCGCTGCAAATTCTGGGGACTAGGCTCTGATGGCACGGTAGGGGCCAATAAGAGTGCCATCAAGATTATCGGGGATAACACCAATCTTAATGTTCAAGGTTATTTCGAATATGACAGCAAAAAGTCGGGTGGAACGACCATATCCCACTTGCGTTTCGGTAAGCAACCTATTAAGTCCTCATACTTAGTTTTTGATGCGGACTATATTGCTTGTCACAATAAGTCCTTCATCTATAACTACGATATCTTAAAGGGTCTGAAGAAGGGCGGCACCTTTGTCTTGAATTGCCCATGGACCAAGGAGGAAGTGGAAGATCACCTCCCTGCGGCACTTAAACGCTATATGGCTAAAAACGAGATTAACTTCTATTTAATCGACGCCATCGCTATCGCCCGAGGGATCGGGTTAGGCGGCCGGATTAATATGGTCATGCAGGCAGCCTTCTTTAAGCTGGCGAAGGTCATACCCATTGATGATGCTATTCGCTACTTAAAAGATTCTATTAATAAGGTCTATGGCAAAAAAGGTGCCAATATTGTCAAAATGAATGAGCAGGCCGTGGATCAGGGCATTGAATCCCTCATTGAGGTAAAGGTTCCTGCCGCTTGGGCCGACATTCCTGATGAGAACATGCCTGTGAAAGAAGAATCCGACTTTGTCAAAAACATCCAACGTCCTATGGAACGTCATGCAGGAGATGATCTCCCCACCAGCGCCTTTGTCGGTATGGAAGACGGAACCTTCCCCTTGGGCACGACTAAATACGAAAAGCGCGGAATTGCCGTGGTCGTTCCGGAATGGCAAATCGATAAATGTATTCAGTGTAATCAATGCTCCTATGTCTGCCCTCATGCCACCATCCGCCCCTTCCTGCTGGACGAAGCAGAGTGTGGGAAAGCACCCGACACCTTCAAAACTAAGAAGCCCAATTCGAAAAAGCTGGAGGGCTATCATTACCGAATTCAGGTTTCTCCTTTGGATTGCACCGGCTGCGGAAACTGTGCCGATATCTGTCCTGCCCCAGGAAAAGCTCTCGTCATGGAGCCTGCCGATCACGAAATCGAGATGGAGGCCGAAAACTGGGAATTTGCCATGACGGTCACCGAGAAACGAGACCTTCTCGATGTAAAAACCCTGATCGGCAGCCAGTTCGCACGACCCCTTCTGGAATTTAACGGAGCTTGCCCGGGCTGTGGTGAAACACCTTATGCGCGCCTGATTACCCAGCTTTATGGGGATCGCATGATTATCGCCAATGCCACCGGCTGTTCCTCCATTTGGGGAGGTAGTGCACCTTCTGTACCCTATACCACCAATGCCGAAGGTAAGGGTCCGGCGTGGATGAATCCTCTCTTTGAAGACAATGCTGAATTTGGGTATGGGATTTATCTAGGCTCCAAACAAATCCGCGAAAAAGTTGCACAACTCATGAGTCAATGCCTAGAAGGTACTATTAGTTCCGAGCTGAAGGAAGCCTTCCAAGACTGGTTAGATAACTTCAATGATGGTGAAGGATCCAAGAAAGCTAGCGCTCGTGTTCTCGAGACGCTCCAAAAAGAGAAAATCTCCGCTAATCCTCTCCTTCAAGAAATCATGGCCAAAAAGGATTACCTAGTCAAGCCTTCGGTTTGGATTTTCGGTGGCGACGGGTTTGCCTATGATATTGGCTACAATGGTTTAGACCATGTCCTGGCCAGCGGCGATGACATAAATATTTTCATCTTCGATACTGAAGTCTACTCGAATACCGGCGGTCAGTCCTCCAAAGCAACCCAAACCGCAGCCATCGCCAAGTTTGCCGCCGGTGGTAAGAAAGTCCGCAAGAAGGACTTAGGTCTAATCTCCACCACCTATGGTTATATCTATGTCGCTCAAGTTGCTATGGGCTCTAACATGAATCATACCCTCAAGGCCATTACTGAGGCTGAAAGCTATAAAGGACCTTCCATCATCATCGCCTACGCCTCCTGCATCAACCACGGTATCAAGACGGGTATGGGTACAAGCATGGCGGAAATGAAGAAGGCCGTTGATGCGGGATACTGGCACTTGTGGCGTCACGATCCTCGCCTGAAGGATCAAGGAAAAAATCCCTTTACGCTGGATTCTAAGGAGCCCAAAGACTCCTTCCAAGACTTTATCAAGGGCGAAATTCGTTATTCTTCCCTGAAAACGGTCTTCCCCGAAATTGCCGACGAGATGTTCCAAGCCGCCGAGGAGCATGCGCAGGATAAATATAAGACCCTCAAACGCATGGCAGAACAACAGTATTGA
- a CDS encoding CDIF630_02480 family spore surface protein — translation MTEKSSSNQPKEKFMANPIERHDTAAWRADIKELKAESKVAIPTEDSVDEAKDWVDTNSLS, via the coding sequence ATGACTGAGAAAAGCAGCTCTAATCAACCCAAAGAAAAATTTATGGCCAATCCCATCGAGCGCCATGATACTGCTGCTTGGCGAGCTGATATCAAAGAGCTTAAAGCAGAATCTAAGGTCGCTATCCCCACGGAGGATTCTGTGGATGAAGCGAAAGATTGGGTAGATACCAATTCCTTGTCTTAG
- a CDS encoding murein hydrolase activator EnvC family protein, whose protein sequence is MTIWRIIIMVLMIGATLLGTQAWLKGEEVALSPTILQDPVKTVSDFPSPVQGKPLRVAGEYYSNKMETMLFHPGTDYAQAEGAVIRVKHEGRVIYAGPDPFLGIKVEVDCGGDWSVIYGGLKNLRVKEGEWVEVDQVIGQIGYYPDIFGDIEQTHLHFEVWQGDLVQVPER, encoded by the coding sequence ATGACGATCTGGAGAATCATAATCATGGTGCTGATGATAGGGGCTACTTTACTGGGAACGCAAGCTTGGCTTAAGGGTGAAGAAGTGGCACTAAGCCCAACTATCCTCCAAGATCCTGTCAAGACGGTGAGCGATTTCCCCAGTCCTGTTCAAGGGAAACCTCTGCGGGTTGCCGGAGAATATTATTCTAACAAAATGGAGACTATGCTCTTTCATCCGGGAACGGATTATGCACAAGCTGAGGGGGCTGTAATTCGGGTTAAACATGAAGGCAGAGTAATCTATGCGGGGCCGGACCCCTTTCTAGGGATTAAAGTCGAGGTAGATTGCGGAGGGGATTGGAGCGTAATCTACGGTGGTTTAAAAAACTTACGTGTGAAGGAAGGGGAATGGGTGGAAGTCGATCAAGTCATTGGGCAAATTGGCTATTACCCGGACATTTTTGGGGATATTGAACAGACTCATCTTCACTTTGAGGTTTGGCAGGGGGATCTTGTTCAGGTTCCCGAAAGGTAA
- a CDS encoding SLC13 family permease — MLKNNPGVEGKKSSLNIATVHSIIGIAFMVLFPLLDPIGPITEIGMHVLAIFVGMVYLWSTVNSIWPSLLGLFLLAMSGFDTIKNVALGAFGNEVVVLVMISMVLFAAVEYAGCTQYLARWFLTRKVINGKPYTFLSVFFLASFFLAGLTSPLASLLILWPIAVEFLHEFKVDKKHPAYAFTIFGVYLSATFAQPMFPFKGAALAITGTFQKISGFQVNYVSYVSYNILMSLAMLVVLMLVAKFVFRIDLSNFKNVNIEQFKKNPLPPMNTQQKLFLGSIVAYIILLMAPSVLPKAWAFTAILNKMGTLGVTFICVIVLMVIQIAGKPALPYKEVAAKSLSWDIYFLVAAAMYGADAVSNDKTGIKTWLIEILQPLLGDKPELVFVGLLLLFVLITTNFANNAGMAIILLPILLAFADQYPGLNVVAAAMTITMTAFFAILTPAASPYAGMMHARKDLIEFKHILKFGFPICIAGWVIYTFVGYQIAKLLF, encoded by the coding sequence ATGCTTAAGAACAATCCAGGTGTTGAAGGTAAAAAAAGTTCACTCAATATAGCAACCGTTCACAGCATTATTGGTATTGCCTTCATGGTATTATTTCCTCTCCTTGATCCGATTGGTCCTATCACCGAAATCGGCATGCATGTTTTAGCAATATTTGTAGGCATGGTCTATCTCTGGTCCACAGTGAATAGCATTTGGCCAAGTCTTTTGGGGCTTTTCCTCCTTGCTATGAGTGGCTTTGACACTATAAAAAACGTCGCCCTCGGTGCCTTCGGTAATGAGGTCGTTGTGCTGGTCATGATCTCCATGGTCCTCTTCGCTGCTGTAGAATATGCAGGCTGTACTCAATACTTAGCTCGCTGGTTCTTAACACGAAAAGTGATCAACGGAAAGCCTTATACCTTTCTAAGCGTTTTCTTTTTAGCCTCTTTCTTTCTTGCCGGCTTAACCAGCCCATTAGCAAGTTTGCTGATTCTTTGGCCCATTGCTGTCGAGTTCCTCCATGAGTTTAAGGTTGACAAGAAACATCCAGCCTACGCCTTTACCATTTTCGGAGTTTATTTATCTGCCACCTTCGCACAACCTATGTTTCCCTTTAAGGGAGCTGCCCTAGCCATTACCGGCACCTTTCAAAAGATTTCCGGCTTTCAAGTAAACTATGTGTCCTATGTTTCTTACAACATTCTTATGTCGCTGGCAATGCTTGTCGTGCTCATGTTGGTAGCCAAGTTTGTCTTTAGAATTGATTTATCTAATTTTAAAAACGTCAATATCGAACAGTTTAAGAAAAATCCTCTCCCCCCTATGAATACACAGCAAAAGCTCTTTCTGGGTTCAATCGTTGCCTATATTATTTTGCTGATGGCTCCTAGTGTTCTGCCCAAGGCTTGGGCTTTCACCGCCATACTGAACAAAATGGGAACTTTGGGCGTAACCTTCATCTGCGTCATCGTTCTAATGGTCATTCAAATTGCCGGAAAACCGGCCCTCCCCTACAAGGAAGTTGCTGCTAAAAGCCTGTCTTGGGATATTTACTTCTTAGTTGCTGCAGCAATGTACGGTGCTGATGCCGTTTCCAATGATAAAACTGGGATCAAAACTTGGCTGATTGAGATCCTCCAACCCCTCCTCGGGGACAAGCCTGAACTCGTCTTTGTTGGCTTGCTCTTACTTTTCGTTCTTATTACAACGAACTTTGCCAACAACGCGGGGATGGCCATTATCTTACTTCCTATCCTGTTGGCCTTTGCCGATCAGTATCCTGGCCTAAACGTCGTGGCTGCTGCAATGACCATTACCATGACCGCCTTCTTTGCCATCCTCACGCCGGCCGCCTCACCTTACGCAGGTATGATGCATGCCCGCAAGGATCTCATTGAGTTTAAACATATCTTGAAATTCGGTTTCCCCATCTGTATTGCTGGGTGGGTCATTTATACCTTCGTTGGTTATCAAATTGCAAAACTGCTCTTCTAA